Proteins encoded in a region of the Anopheles aquasalis chromosome 2, idAnoAquaMG_Q_19, whole genome shotgun sequence genome:
- the LOC126570265 gene encoding Golgi resident protein GCP60: protein MISPDNIDLSLKDLSLTEGDSAGDNSKVLKWNLPLKDLYKLACSFYKEKSGKAIHLSYEDNLKLVAFTQQAAHGALDLSKAPPLGMFDVIGKDRRIAWQQLGTITKLQAMEGFIDLLDRLCPLFKPYVEAIKKDKEEKLRQAEQEQIQRNEAQAAEKVRLAELQRIEDEKNREEVQRRQLQDALNQQTYHQFKEYAEIQFPGNPEQQAVLIRQLQNEHYHQYMQQLQAQVATNYARSKGEGDGTNEEKDDSALAGSGTATEPGMFTNANMKENSQFEFKEQCDSDNDSGDYAVISPANMWTKADIKLFKQEVMAGKGDGVIRVNHGDTVTVKVPTHEGGSCLFWEFATDNYDIGFGVYFEWGKPPTTEVSVHISESDEDDDTIEEDEEVICAEDLECGPSPGSQLVSSGSNRSLGPRNPISIIIPIYRRECHQEVYAGSHTYPGEGTYLLKFDNSYSLWRPKTLYYKVFYTR from the exons ATGATAAGTCCGGATAACATCGACCTCTCCCTCAAAGACCTTTCCTTGACGGAGGGGGATTCTGCGGGTGATAACAGCAAAGTATTGAAATGGAACCTGCCGCTCAAGGATCTGTACAAATTGGCCTGCAGCTTCTATAAAG AAAAGTCCGGAAAAGCTATCCACCTGAGCTATGAGGATAACCTGAAG CTGGTGGCGTTCACGCAACAGGCAGCCCATGGTGCGCTCGATCTCTCGAAAGCTCCGCCGCTGGGAATGTTTGATGTGATTGGGAAGGATCGAAGAATAGCCTGGCAGCAGCTCGGCACCATCACGAAACTGCAGGCGATGGAAGGATTCATCGACCTGCTCGATCGACTGTGCCCGCTCTTTAAACCGTACGTGGAGGCAATTAAGAAGGACAAGGAAGAGAAGCTGCGACAGGCTGAGCAGGAGCAAAttcaacgaaacgaagcacAGGCAGCCGAAAAGGTGCGGTTGGCAGAGCTGCAACGGATCGAGGACGAAAAGAACCGTGAGGAGGTGCAACGACGTCAGCTGCAGGATGCGTTGAACCAACAGACCTACCACCAGTTCAAGGAGTACGCCGAGATTCAGTTTCCCGGCAACCCCGAGCAGCAAGCCGTGTTGATTCGGCAGCTGCAAAACGAACACTACCATCAGTACATGCAGCAACTGCAGGCACAGGTTGCAACGAATTACGCACGATCGAAGGGCGAAGGTGACGGAACGAATGAGGAGAAGGACGATTCCGCACTGGCCGGCAGTGGGACAGCGACGGAACCGGGAATGTTCACAAACGCCAACATGAAAGAAAACAGTCAATTCGAGTTCAAAGAACAGTGTGACAGTGACAACGATTCTGGAG ATTACGCAGTCATCAGCCCAGCCAACATGTGGACTAAGGCAGACATTAAACTGTTCAAACAGGAAGTGATGGCCGGTAAAGGCGATGGGGTGATCCGCGTTAATCACGGTGATACCGTGACG GTGAAAGTACCAACCCATGAAGGTGGCTCCTGTTTGTTCTGGGAGTTTGCGACGGATAATTACGACATCGGATTTGGCGTGTACTTCGAGTGGGGCAAACCGCCGACCACCGAGGTGTCAGTACACATAAGCGAGagcgacgaagatgatgatacgATAGAGGAAGATGAAG AAGTAATATGTGCCGAAGATCTCGAGTGTGGTCCATCACCCGGTAGTCAGCTGGTGAGCAGTGGTAGCAACCGATCGCTCGGACCGCGCAACCCCATCTCGATCATTATACCAATCTATCGGCGCGAGTGTCACCAGGAGGTGTACGCCGGTTCGCACACCTACCCGGGCGAGGGCACGTATTTGCTCAAGTTTGATAACTCGTACAGCTTGTGGCGTCCAAAGACGCTCTACTACAAGGTTTTCTACACGCGATAA
- the LOC126570268 gene encoding DNA-binding protein SMUBP-2: MSEKKQPSPSTGTEQAASSSAKPALVLITDPKIVTKASELLQPIGTDVVEKNLTTVLTAVKQVDHTCDFKGCKQKTNLVGSDCGYCKERFCFKHSLPEIHGCGEAAKRKEREQFLHPMTGKARNEQHEKQKAQTRLNQKLKQMSLERKQKPTGGGSSGTGATRGGRKRTNP; this comes from the coding sequence ATGAGCGAAAAGAAGCAACCATCTCCATCCACCGGCACAGAGCAGGCCGCTTCCAGCTCTGCTAAACCAGCCCTAGTTCTTATCACCGATCCGAAAATCGTTACGAAAGCCAGCGAGCTACTGCAACCGATCGGAACGGATGTGGTCGAGAAGAATTTGACCACCGTGCTAACGGCGGTGAAACAAGTGGACCATACGTGCGATTTTAAAGGCtgcaaacagaaaaccaacCTCGTCGGTAGTGACTGTGGCTACTGCAAGGAACGATTCTGCTTCAAACACAGCCTCCCGGAAATACACGGATGCGGTGAGGCGGCCAAGCGCAAAGAACGCGAACAGTTCCTGCATCCGATGACCGGCAAAGCCCGCAATGAGCAGCatgaaaaacagaaagcacAAACGCGCCTTAACCAGAAGCTGAAGCAGATGTCCCTCGAACGGAAACAGAAACCTACCGGAGGTGGCtctagcggaaccggagcgacTCGAGGTGGAAGAAAACGAACCAATCCCTAA
- the LOC126570264 gene encoding 26S proteasome non-ATPase regulatory subunit 2 → MSTNEKVEEPVVKTKGKDKDEEKTELSDEDKQLQDELNMLVERLQESDAELYRPSLESMANLIRASTTSMTSVPKPLKFMRQHYETMKEIHKKMTAKLKDVDTLKLCAEIISVLAMTMGTGKECLVYRLLSDNSTENIGEWGHEYVRHLSGEIASNWPESTDNLFKNRLIELIHQIIPYNMAHNAEAEACDLLMEIERLDLLENYVDESAYPRVCLYLQSCVPYVAEPENISLLKCALNLSRKFKQHTQAMRLAMMINDTELIKEIFMSCGDTAVQKQLAFMLGRQQIFLELPEGSNDYDDLVEIMSNSHLNHHFLNLARELDIMEPKTPEDVYKSHLDNSRVPFGSQIDSARQNLAASFVNGFVNAGFGQDKLLMEDGNKWLYKNKEHGMLSATASLGLILLWDVDGGLTPIDKYLYSNEDYIKSGALLACGIVNCGVRNEVDPALALLSDYVLHQNSTMRIGAILGLGLAYAGSNRSVVLELIGSVFSSERRTGTTMEVMGIAALSLGMIAVGSCNSEVTEVLLQIIMERSEADLKDTYARFLPLGLGLVYLGRQEAVEAVTAALEVVDEPFRSMATTMVEICAYAGTGNVLKIQQLLHLCSEHYEPAASSGEEPASKKDQKDSGKEKEDKEKDLSGCQAVAVLGIALIAMGEEIGAEMAFRSFGNLLRYCEPCIRRAVPLALGLISVSNPKLNILDTLSKFSHDSDAEVAHNAIFAMGLVGAGTNNARLASMLRQLAQYHAKDPNNLFMVRIAQGLTHLGKGTFTISPYHSDRQLMSPVAVAGLMAALVSFLDVKNIILGKSHYLLYTLTTAMQPRMLITFTEDLNSCPVPVRVGMAVDVVGQAGKPKTITGFQTHTTPVLLAMGERAELATEEYISLTPIMEGFCILRKNPNYVP, encoded by the exons ATGTCCACAAACGAGAAAGTCGAAGAGCCCGTCGTGAAAACAAAGGGCAAGGATAAGGACGAGGAGAAAACGGAACTG TCCGATGAGGACAAGCAGCTGCAGGATGAGCTCAACATGCTCGTCGAGCGGCTCCAGGAGTCAGATGCGGAGCTGTACCGGCCGTCGCTGGAGTCCATGGCGAACCTGATCCGGGCTTCGACCACCTCGATGACGTCGGTGCCGAAACCGCTCAAGTTTATGCGGCAGCACTACGAGACGATGAAGGAAATCCATAAGAAGATGACGGCCAAGCTGAAGGACGTCGATACGCTGAAGCTGTGCGCCGAAATCATCTCCGtgctggcgatgacgatgggcaCCGGCAAGGAGTGTCTCGTGTACCGTCTGCTGAGTGACAACAGCACTGAGAACATCGGCGAATGGGGTCACGAGTACGTGCGCCATCTGTCCGGGGAAATTGCCTCCAATTGGCCGGAATCCACGGACAATCTGTTCAAGAACCGGTTGATTGAGCTGATCCACCAGATCATACCGTACAACATGGCGCACAATGCGGAGGCCGAGGCTTGCGATCTGCTGATGGAGATCGAGCGGCTCGATCTGCTGGAGAACTACGTGGACGAGAGTGCGTATCCGCGCGTCTGTCTGTACCTGCAGAGCTGCGTTCCGTATGTGGCCGAGCCGGAGAACATTAGTCTGCTCAAATGCGCCCTGAATCTGTCGCGCAAGTTCAAGCAACACACCCAAGCCATGCgcctggcgatgatgatcaacGATACGGAGCTGATCAAGGAGATCTTTATGTCGTGCGGGGACACCGCGGTGCAGAAGCAGCTCGCTTTCATGCTCGGTCGTCAGCAGATCTTCCTGGAGCTGCCGGAGGGCAGCAACGACTATGACGATCTCGTGGAGATCATGTCGAATTCGCATCTGAATCATCACTTCCTCAACTTGGCCCGTGAGCTCGACATCATGGAGCCGAAAACGCCGGAAGATGTGTACAAATCGCATCTGGATAATTCACGCGTTCCGTTTGGGTCGCAGATTGATTCGGCCCGCCAGAACCTTGCCGCCAGTTTCGTGAATGGTTTCGTCAACGCTGGCTTCGGACAGGATAAGCTGCTGATGGAGGATGGCAACAAGTGGCTGTACAAGAACAAGGAGCACGGAATGTTGAGCGCCACTGCGTCGCTCGGTCTGATCCTGCTGTGGGATGTGGATGGTGGTCTCACTCCGATCGACAAGTATCTCTACTCGAACGAGGATTACATCAAATCGGGTGCTCTGCTTGCTTGCGGTATCGTGAACTGTGGCGTCCGGAACGAGGTCGATCCGGCGCTGGCTCTTCTGTCCGACTATGTGCTGCATCAGAACAGCACGATGCGCATCGGTGCGATCCTCGGTCTTGGGTTGGCCTATGCTGGTTCgaaccgttcggtggtgctggagctgattGGCTCGGTGTTCAGTTCGGAACGGCGCACCGGCACGACGATGGAAGTCATGGGCATTGCGGCCCTTTCCCTTGGTATGATCGCAGTCGGATCTTGTAACAGCGAAGTGACGGAGGTGTTGCTGCAGATCATTATGGAGCGTAGTGAGGCCGATCTGAAGGACACTTACGCACGCTTCCTGCCGCTTGGGCTGGGACTGGTGTACCTTGGCCGGCAGGAAGCCGTCGAGGCAGTGACGGCCGCTCTGGAGGTCGTTGACGAACCGTTCCGCTCGATGGCGACCACAATGGTGGAGATCTGTGCGTACGCCGGTACCGGCAACGTGCTGAAGATCCAGCAACTGTTGCATCTCTGTTCGGAGCACTACGAACCGGCCGCTTCGTCCGGGgaggagccagccagcaagaaaGATCAGAAAGATtccggaaaggaaaaggaggataAGGAGAAAGATCTGTCCGGTTGCCAAGCGGTGGCCGTGCTTGGTATTGCGTTGATTGCGATGGGCGAAGAGATTGGTGCCGAGATGGCATTCCGGTCGTTCGGTAATCTGCTCCGTTACTGTGAGCCCTGTATTCGGCGTGCAGTACCGCTGGCACTGGGGCTGATCTCCGTGTCGAACCCGAAGCTGAATATTCTCGATACACTGAGCAAGTTCTCGCATGACAGCGATGCCGAGGTGGCACACAATGCCATCTTTGCGATGGGACTGGTTGGAGCGGGCACCAACAATGCTCGACTGGCATCGATGCTTCGCCAGCTGGCACAGTACCATGCGAAGGATCCGAACAATCTGTTCATGGTACGCATCGCCCAAGGACTGACCCATCTGGGCAAGGGCACGTTCACCATCAGCCCGTATCACAGCGATCGCCAGCTGATGAGCCcggtggctgttgctggtcTCATGGCCGCTCTCGTTTCCTTCCTGGATGTTAAAAACA tcATTCTTGGAAAGTCTCACTATCTGTTGTACACCCTCACGACCGCCATGCAGCCCCGCATGCTGATCACCTTCACAGAAGACCTCAACTCGTGCCCTGTGCCCGTTCGCGTGGGAATG GCTGTCGATGTGGTGGGTCAAGCAGGTAAACCGAAAACCATCACCGGCTTCCAGACGCACACCACTCCCGTCCTGCTGGCGATGGGTGAACGAGCCGAGCTGGCCACCGAGGAGTACATTTCGCTAACCCCCATCATGGAGGGATTCTGTATTTTGAGGAAAAATCCCAACTATGTCCCGTAA